A genomic window from Agrobacterium tumefaciens includes:
- a CDS encoding SGNH/GDSL hydrolase family protein → MKTVLAFGDSLTWGADPATGLRHPVENRWPEVLEAALSGKVKVHPEGLGGRTTCYDDHAGPACRNGARALEVALSCHMPLDLVIIMLGTNDIKPVHGGRAEAAVSGMRRLAQIVETFIYKPREAVPKLLIVAPPPCVAGPGGEPAGGRDIGQSLRLAPLYRKLAAELGHAFFDAGSVASASPVDGVHLEAPATAAIGRALVAPVREILG, encoded by the coding sequence ATGAAAACGGTGCTCGCCTTCGGAGACAGCCTCACCTGGGGCGCGGACCCGGCCACGGGCCTCAGACACCCCGTTGAAAACCGCTGGCCGGAGGTGCTGGAGGCCGCGCTTTCCGGAAAGGTGAAGGTTCACCCGGAAGGGCTTGGCGGGCGCACCACCTGTTATGACGACCATGCCGGCCCCGCCTGCCGCAACGGCGCGCGGGCGCTGGAAGTTGCGCTTTCATGCCACATGCCGCTTGATCTCGTCATCATCATGCTCGGCACCAATGACATCAAGCCGGTGCATGGCGGGCGGGCGGAAGCCGCCGTTTCCGGCATGCGACGGCTGGCGCAGATCGTCGAAACCTTCATCTACAAACCGCGCGAGGCCGTACCGAAACTGCTGATCGTCGCCCCGCCACCCTGCGTCGCAGGCCCGGGCGGAGAACCGGCGGGCGGGCGCGATATCGGGCAATCGCTCAGGCTTGCGCCGCTTTACCGTAAACTCGCCGCCGAACTCGGACATGCATTCTTCGATGCCGGATCGGTTGCCAGCGCCTCGCCGGTGGATGGCGTGCATCTGGAAGCACCGGCAACAGCCGCAATCGGCCGGGCGCTCGTCGCACCCGTCAGAGAAATTCTTGGCTGA
- a CDS encoding M20 aminoacylase family protein — translation MNIAVDPVKTSAPKILDRIGAYVPELVSIRHDLHRHPEIGFEEVRTSGIVAEKLASWGIEVHRGYGKTGVVGVLRGRHAGNRSIGLRADMDALPMPEETGLPYASVYPGRFHGCGHDVHTTILLGAARYLAETRDFAGTVVFIFQPAEEGLGGARAMIADGLFKDFPVDEIYGLHNSTHAAPNHLKVSPGTILAGADFFDIRLKGRGAHAAHPDVSRDPVPATGELIQALQTIVSRNVSPTDPAVLSITRIEAGSAYNVIPETASIAGTVRAFSDSVRETIRQRIHTISDHIAAAHGLTAEVDIRDIFSVLTNDDASVEIVAGVAREVLGDERVSTEPGRFMGSEDFADLLKHAPGAFFTLGHSGTVPAHNPGFIVDDAILPVGATLFARLVETRLKAV, via the coding sequence GTGAATATCGCCGTCGATCCCGTCAAAACATCCGCACCGAAAATTCTGGACCGGATCGGGGCCTATGTTCCCGAACTCGTCTCCATCCGTCACGATCTGCACCGGCATCCGGAAATCGGATTCGAGGAGGTGCGCACGTCAGGCATCGTGGCTGAAAAACTCGCTTCCTGGGGTATTGAGGTGCATCGCGGTTATGGCAAGACCGGCGTGGTCGGCGTGCTGCGCGGCCGCCATGCGGGCAATCGCTCCATCGGGCTGCGGGCGGATATGGATGCCTTGCCAATGCCGGAGGAAACCGGGCTGCCCTATGCATCGGTCTATCCCGGCAGGTTCCACGGCTGCGGGCATGATGTGCACACCACCATCCTGCTCGGCGCCGCCCGTTATCTGGCGGAAACCCGCGATTTCGCCGGCACGGTGGTGTTCATTTTCCAGCCGGCCGAGGAAGGTCTGGGCGGCGCGCGCGCCATGATTGCCGATGGGCTTTTCAAGGATTTCCCCGTTGATGAGATCTACGGGTTGCATAATTCCACCCATGCTGCGCCCAATCATCTCAAGGTTTCGCCCGGCACCATTCTGGCAGGTGCGGATTTCTTCGATATCCGGCTAAAGGGCAGAGGCGCCCACGCCGCCCACCCCGATGTTTCGCGTGACCCGGTGCCGGCAACGGGCGAACTCATTCAGGCCCTGCAGACGATCGTCAGCCGCAACGTGTCGCCGACCGATCCTGCCGTCCTGTCGATCACCCGCATCGAGGCGGGATCGGCCTATAACGTCATTCCCGAAACGGCCTCGATTGCCGGAACAGTGCGTGCTTTCTCCGACAGCGTGCGTGAAACCATCCGGCAGCGCATCCACACGATTTCCGATCACATTGCCGCCGCCCATGGCCTCACCGCCGAGGTGGATATTCGCGACATATTCTCGGTTCTCACCAATGACGATGCATCTGTGGAGATCGTCGCCGGCGTGGCGCGCGAGGTTCTTGGAGACGAGCGCGTTTCCACCGAGCCCGGCCGCTTCATGGGCAGTGAGGATTTCGCCGATCTCCTGAAACATGCACCCGGTGCATTTTTCACCCTTGGCCATTCCGGCACCGTGCCCGCTCACAATCCCGGTTTCATCGTTGATGACGCCATTCTTCCAGTCGGCGCCACCCTGTTTGCCCGGCTGGTGGAAACCCGGCTGAAGGCTGTCTGA
- a CDS encoding mandelate racemase family protein: MIITDVEVRVFRTTTRRHSDSAGHAHPGPAHQVEQAMLTIRTEDGQEGHSFTAPEIVRPHVIEKFVKKVLIGEDHRDRERLWQDLAHWQRGSAAQLTDRTLAVVDCALWDLAGRSLNQPVYKLIGGYRDKVLAYGSIMCGDELEGGLATPEDYGRFAETLVKRGYKGIKLHTWMPPVSWAPDVKMDLKACAAVREAVGPDIRLMIDAFHWYSRTDALALGRGLEKLGFDWIEEPMDEQSLSSYKWLSDNLDIPVVGPESAAGKHWHRAEWIKAGACDILRTGVNDVGGITPALKTMHLAEAFGMECEVHGNTAMNLHVVAATKNCRWYERGLLHPFLEYDDGHDYLKSLSDPMDGDGFVHVPDRPGLGEDIDFTFIDNNRVR; encoded by the coding sequence ATGATCATCACCGACGTCGAGGTCCGTGTTTTCCGCACGACGACCCGTCGGCACTCGGACAGTGCCGGTCACGCGCATCCGGGTCCGGCGCATCAGGTGGAACAGGCCATGCTGACCATCCGCACGGAAGATGGGCAGGAAGGCCACTCTTTTACGGCGCCGGAGATCGTTCGCCCGCATGTCATCGAAAAATTCGTCAAGAAAGTCCTGATCGGTGAGGACCATCGCGACCGGGAGCGGCTGTGGCAGGACCTTGCCCACTGGCAGCGCGGATCGGCCGCGCAGCTGACCGACCGCACGCTGGCGGTGGTGGATTGCGCCCTGTGGGACCTTGCCGGCCGCTCGCTCAATCAACCTGTATACAAGTTGATTGGCGGTTATCGCGACAAGGTGCTGGCCTATGGCTCCATCATGTGCGGTGACGAGCTGGAAGGCGGGCTGGCGACGCCGGAAGATTACGGTCGTTTTGCCGAAACGCTGGTGAAGCGCGGATACAAGGGCATCAAGCTGCACACCTGGATGCCGCCCGTCAGCTGGGCGCCGGATGTGAAGATGGACCTCAAGGCCTGCGCCGCCGTGCGCGAGGCGGTTGGACCCGATATTCGCCTGATGATCGACGCTTTCCACTGGTATTCCCGCACCGATGCGCTGGCGCTTGGGCGTGGCCTCGAAAAACTCGGCTTCGACTGGATCGAGGAGCCGATGGATGAACAGTCGCTATCCTCCTACAAGTGGCTTTCCGACAATCTCGATATACCGGTCGTCGGCCCGGAAAGCGCTGCCGGCAAGCATTGGCATCGTGCCGAATGGATCAAGGCCGGCGCCTGCGATATTCTGCGCACCGGCGTCAATGATGTCGGCGGCATCACCCCGGCGCTGAAGACCATGCATCTGGCCGAAGCCTTCGGCATGGAATGCGAGGTGCATGGCAACACGGCCATGAACCTGCATGTGGTCGCCGCCACCAAGAATTGCCGCTGGTATGAGCGCGGCCTGTTGCACCCCTTCCTCGAATATGATGACGGCCACGATTATCTGAAGTCACTGTCCGACCCGATGGATGGCGACGGCTTCGTGCATGTCCCCGATCGGCCGGGCCTTGGCGAGGACATCGATTTTACCTTCATCGACAACAACCGGGTGAGGTAA
- a CDS encoding NmrA family NAD(P)-binding protein translates to MAATILVTGATGKLGQRVVGRLLQRQARVRVLSRRREDALKLWGDRVDIAEGNFSDPASLKEAARGISAIFVLSPIGETLTVDQNAVIDAALTAGVSRIVKISGSDWTIENAASSISGAAHAEVEAYLARTGVAHTVLRPNAWMQVALEPVVAALRKGEDVPARFGNAAVSFIDADDIADVAVHALTADAPLAGPLVLTGGEALTGLEIARIAARILHRPVGVSHNAVLAFPPDIGVFEQKAIGEFGQLIREGLAASVSDTICQITGHQPRSVEGYLRARLASATPQGDHSDWCFA, encoded by the coding sequence ATGGCAGCCACCATTCTTGTAACGGGTGCAACCGGCAAGCTCGGCCAGCGTGTTGTCGGCCGTCTTTTGCAACGACAGGCTAGAGTTCGCGTGCTGAGCCGCAGACGTGAGGATGCACTGAAACTGTGGGGCGACAGGGTCGATATTGCGGAGGGGAATTTTTCCGATCCGGCTAGTCTGAAGGAGGCTGCGCGCGGCATAAGCGCCATATTTGTGCTTTCCCCCATCGGTGAAACGCTGACGGTTGATCAGAATGCGGTCATCGATGCGGCTCTCACCGCCGGGGTTTCGCGGATCGTGAAAATATCCGGCTCCGACTGGACCATTGAAAATGCCGCCAGCTCCATCTCGGGTGCGGCCCATGCTGAGGTGGAAGCTTATCTCGCCAGAACCGGCGTAGCGCATACGGTGCTGCGGCCGAATGCATGGATGCAGGTGGCGCTGGAACCCGTTGTCGCCGCGCTGCGCAAGGGAGAGGATGTGCCCGCCCGGTTCGGCAATGCGGCCGTCTCCTTCATCGATGCCGACGATATCGCCGATGTGGCGGTTCATGCATTGACTGCCGACGCGCCGCTTGCCGGCCCCTTGGTGCTGACCGGCGGCGAAGCGTTGACGGGGCTGGAGATCGCCCGCATCGCGGCCCGTATCCTGCATCGGCCGGTTGGTGTTTCGCATAATGCCGTGCTGGCCTTTCCACCGGATATCGGCGTGTTCGAACAGAAAGCGATCGGCGAATTCGGGCAGCTCATCCGCGAAGGTCTGGCGGCATCCGTCAGCGATACCATCTGCCAGATCACCGGTCATCAGCCCCGCAGTGTGGAGGGGTATCTGCGCGCCCGGCTGGCTTCGGCTACCCCGCAGGGTGATCATTCCGATTGGTGTTTCGCATAA
- a CDS encoding ABC transporter substrate-binding protein has protein sequence MADAALRQATQPVTLWYTRCPAPTPLSIAVQLGWIEERFAGHGISVSSIRDAADPAIRQSHFDHRLDWSFRQGGNIPPIWAKAGGRQTRLVGLTRTDEFQAVIALPASGIAKGRDLKGRRIGLPKRPNETIDFQRATSLKGIVSALTVSDLTVADVELVDLTAREPVLLGPTDERFHGLRRRLPYGEEIAALHRGQIDAFFVKGAEGITVANLIGAQVVVSTGFHPDPKIRINNGTPRPLTVDATFADERPDLVAELVATIQRVAQWANDNPAEAVRFIAREIGVSEEAVLAANGADVHRNLRLDLDPAELDALSHFKDFLLEWKFIPDDFDVRDWADPRALSSLQAAAQHSAGK, from the coding sequence ATGGCTGATGCCGCCCTTCGTCAAGCAACCCAACCCGTAACGCTCTGGTACACCCGGTGCCCGGCACCCACGCCGCTTTCCATCGCGGTACAGCTTGGCTGGATAGAGGAGCGTTTTGCCGGTCATGGCATCTCCGTTTCCTCCATTAGGGATGCGGCTGATCCGGCTATCAGGCAAAGCCATTTCGATCATCGGCTGGACTGGTCCTTCCGCCAGGGCGGTAACATCCCGCCAATCTGGGCGAAGGCGGGTGGCCGGCAGACGCGGCTGGTGGGACTGACGAGAACCGATGAGTTTCAGGCGGTCATAGCGCTACCCGCAAGCGGAATAGCCAAGGGTCGTGATTTGAAGGGGCGGCGCATCGGCCTGCCGAAACGTCCGAATGAAACCATCGATTTCCAGCGCGCCACATCGCTGAAGGGCATCGTGTCGGCACTCACCGTTTCCGATCTCACCGTTGCGGATGTCGAACTTGTCGATTTGACTGCCCGGGAGCCCGTGCTGCTTGGTCCAACGGATGAGCGGTTCCATGGCCTGCGCCGGCGACTTCCCTATGGCGAGGAAATTGCAGCACTGCACCGCGGCCAGATCGATGCGTTTTTCGTCAAGGGTGCCGAAGGTATCACCGTCGCCAATCTCATTGGCGCGCAGGTCGTCGTATCGACCGGGTTTCATCCCGATCCGAAAATTCGCATCAACAATGGCACGCCGCGTCCCTTGACGGTGGACGCTACCTTTGCCGATGAGCGGCCGGATCTGGTGGCGGAACTGGTGGCCACCATTCAGCGGGTTGCCCAGTGGGCAAATGACAATCCGGCAGAAGCCGTGCGGTTCATCGCCCGCGAGATCGGCGTCAGCGAAGAGGCGGTGCTGGCTGCCAATGGCGCGGACGTGCATCGCAATTTGCGGCTCGATCTCGATCCGGCCGAGCTGGACGCACTGAGCCACTTCAAGGATTTCCTGCTGGAATGGAAATTCATCCCTGACGATTTCGATGTGCGGGACTGGGCCGATCCACGCGCCCTTTCTTCACTGCAAGCGGCCGCGCAACACAGTGCGGGAAAGTGA
- a CDS encoding ABC transporter substrate-binding protein — protein MDITRRRTLLLSAALAGAMLLPSLPTLAAETPRKGGIVTLAGLGEPTTLVPLSDSNTRTRAISTKILEGLVRFDSEFKPHPVLAESWETSADGLRHTFKLRKGVKWHDGKNFTSQDVKFSLLAFKKVGPRGRITFANVADIETPDPLTAVVVLSKPAPYLLRALTGGETPILPAHAYASENYNESPNGNAPIGTGPFVFEEWKRGSYVKLKKNPNYWQADLPYLDGFVARFVADAASTTISVETGEADYTADVSYSDLERLRQNPKLAVEVYTDSYLNNAAIFEFNLENPILAKKEVRHALAHAIDRDFTNDAIFFGTAKPAGSNIPAVFTAYNDEQPFTYPFDLAKANELLDKAGYPKGADGTRFSLRLAFLPSDVFRKTAEYLRSSFGKLGVKVDIVEGDLATFIKRVYTERGFDLTVNGISRLFDPTAGVQRLYWSDGIKNPAPYVNAAHYNNPKVDDLFRAAAIEVDETKRAAQFRDIQKITGDDLPNFSIVALPTVILRNTSLKSLVTTIDIAYGDLSTAWKSE, from the coding sequence ATGGATATTACGAGACGTAGGACATTGCTTTTGAGTGCCGCTCTTGCCGGGGCCATGCTGTTGCCGTCCTTGCCCACGCTGGCGGCGGAAACGCCGAGAAAGGGCGGAATCGTCACGCTTGCGGGTCTTGGTGAGCCGACGACGCTGGTGCCGCTTTCTGATTCCAATACGCGCACCCGCGCCATTTCCACGAAAATCCTCGAAGGGCTGGTACGTTTCGACAGCGAGTTCAAACCGCATCCGGTTCTTGCCGAAAGCTGGGAGACCTCCGCCGACGGGCTGCGCCACACGTTCAAGCTGCGCAAGGGCGTCAAATGGCATGACGGCAAGAATTTCACGTCGCAGGATGTCAAATTCTCCCTGCTGGCCTTCAAGAAGGTCGGTCCACGCGGACGCATCACCTTCGCCAATGTTGCCGATATCGAAACGCCCGATCCGCTGACGGCCGTGGTGGTGCTGTCCAAGCCCGCGCCCTATCTCCTGCGGGCGCTGACGGGCGGCGAAACGCCGATTTTGCCGGCTCATGCCTATGCTTCGGAAAACTACAATGAAAGCCCGAACGGCAACGCGCCAATCGGCACGGGCCCCTTCGTATTCGAGGAATGGAAACGCGGCAGCTATGTGAAGCTGAAGAAGAACCCGAACTACTGGCAGGCCGATCTGCCTTATCTCGACGGTTTCGTGGCGCGCTTCGTTGCGGACGCCGCCTCCACCACTATCTCGGTGGAAACCGGCGAGGCGGATTATACCGCTGACGTTTCCTACAGCGATCTGGAGCGGTTGCGGCAAAATCCGAAGCTCGCGGTGGAGGTCTATACAGACTCCTATCTCAACAATGCCGCCATCTTCGAGTTCAATCTGGAAAACCCGATCCTCGCCAAAAAGGAAGTCCGGCACGCACTGGCCCACGCCATCGACCGCGATTTCACCAACGACGCGATCTTCTTCGGAACGGCCAAACCGGCCGGTTCGAACATTCCGGCGGTTTTCACCGCCTATAATGACGAGCAGCCCTTCACCTACCCATTTGACTTGGCCAAGGCGAACGAGTTGCTGGACAAGGCCGGTTACCCGAAAGGCGCTGATGGCACCCGTTTTTCACTACGGCTCGCCTTCCTGCCATCTGACGTCTTCCGCAAAACAGCAGAATATCTACGCTCTTCCTTCGGCAAACTCGGCGTGAAGGTGGATATCGTCGAAGGCGATCTCGCCACCTTCATCAAGCGCGTTTACACCGAGCGCGGTTTTGACCTGACGGTAAACGGCATCAGCCGGTTGTTCGATCCGACGGCTGGCGTGCAGCGTCTCTACTGGTCCGATGGCATCAAGAACCCCGCGCCCTATGTCAACGCTGCCCATTACAACAACCCCAAGGTGGATGATCTTTTCCGTGCGGCCGCCATCGAGGTGGATGAAACGAAGCGAGCGGCGCAATTCCGCGACATCCAGAAAATCACTGGTGACGACCTGCCGAATTTCTCCATCGTCGCTTTGCCGACCGTCATTCTGCGCAATACCAGTCTGAAGTCGCTCGTCACGACCATCGACATTGCCTATGGGGATTTGTCGACGGCCTGGAAGAGCGAGTGA
- a CDS encoding NtaA/DmoA family FMN-dependent monooxygenase (This protein belongs to a clade of FMN-dependent monooxygenases, within a broader family of flavin-dependent oxidoreductases, the luciferase-like monooxygenase (LMM) family, some of whose members use coenzyme F420 rather than FMN.): MSKTERRLNLNVGINTTGYLPNAWKYRSGDRHDINDIGYYRRLTELAHKGRFDAVFLSDHPALLTDPASRPFHTIDPLILSTSLAAQVPDIGFVATISSTYNSPYNFARRTQSIDVVTDGRLIVNIVSSFNPNVAANFGNDPLPPRSERYAKATEFLDVAKKLWSSWDPRREGEVPEDRFWDAATAATIDHEGQYFHVKGPLNVPRGPQGHPVIAQAGASEGGIDLAARHGEIIYCNILSRPAGQAFGKKVRDRAVSFGRDPASIRIVPGLVVILGETREEALRKHELFSGTGSEDGLLARFAKENGIDPRDFNPDIKLDGERFIPDQNRQWAVGMGLGLSELLTHEKLTAREAVRRSEGHHRLLLGTPEEVADGIIDLWQDGTVDGYTLQPPRAPDDIAEFVEKVVPVLQDRGVYPREYDGATIRDRYGLPYPD; encoded by the coding sequence ATGAGCAAGACCGAACGCCGGCTCAATCTCAATGTCGGCATCAACACAACGGGATATCTTCCCAATGCCTGGAAATACAGAAGCGGAGACCGGCACGATATCAATGATATCGGCTATTATCGGCGGCTGACGGAACTGGCCCACAAAGGCCGGTTCGACGCCGTTTTCCTCTCCGATCACCCGGCATTGCTGACCGACCCGGCAAGTCGCCCATTTCACACCATCGATCCCCTCATCCTCTCCACATCGCTCGCCGCGCAGGTGCCGGATATCGGTTTCGTGGCAACCATATCCTCCACCTATAATTCACCCTATAATTTTGCGAGACGGACGCAGTCTATCGACGTCGTCACGGATGGCCGGTTGATCGTCAATATCGTCTCGTCCTTCAATCCCAATGTCGCTGCCAATTTCGGCAACGATCCGCTGCCGCCACGCAGCGAGCGTTATGCCAAGGCCACCGAATTTCTTGATGTCGCGAAAAAGCTCTGGTCTAGCTGGGATCCGCGCCGCGAAGGTGAGGTGCCGGAAGACCGCTTCTGGGATGCGGCAACGGCTGCAACCATCGATCACGAGGGGCAATATTTCCATGTAAAAGGCCCACTCAACGTTCCACGTGGTCCGCAGGGACATCCCGTCATCGCGCAGGCCGGCGCTTCCGAAGGTGGCATCGATCTGGCGGCTCGCCATGGCGAGATCATCTATTGCAACATCCTGTCACGCCCGGCGGGTCAGGCCTTCGGCAAAAAGGTGCGTGACCGCGCCGTCTCTTTCGGCCGCGATCCCGCAAGCATCCGCATCGTTCCCGGCCTCGTCGTCATTCTCGGCGAGACCCGTGAGGAAGCGCTGCGCAAACATGAACTCTTCAGCGGGACCGGCTCGGAAGACGGGCTTCTGGCGCGTTTCGCCAAGGAAAACGGCATTGATCCGCGCGATTTCAACCCGGATATAAAACTCGACGGCGAGCGCTTCATTCCCGACCAGAACCGGCAATGGGCTGTTGGCATGGGGCTTGGCCTGTCCGAGCTGCTGACCCATGAAAAGCTCACCGCCCGTGAGGCCGTGCGCCGCTCCGAGGGGCACCACCGGCTGCTGCTTGGCACACCGGAAGAGGTGGCGGATGGCATCATCGACCTATGGCAGGATGGCACTGTGGATGGCTACACCCTGCAGCCACCGCGCGCGCCCGATGATATTGCCGAATTTGTCGAAAAGGTCGTGCCGGTGCTGCAAGACCGCGGCGTTTATCCGCGTGAATATGACGGTGCGACGATCCGCGACCGCTATGGCCTGCCTTATCCCGATTGA
- a CDS encoding LLM class flavin-dependent oxidoreductase: MPLSRISHFAFLVPGNYHDDDPAKGLEETLQLFEAGEALGYHSAWVRQRHLERGVSSAATFLAAASQRTKRIGLGTAVIQLGYENPFRLAEDLATVDVLSHGRLNVGVSVGAPPFAHLISDYVDNAADADYSHARAEKLAKALRSEPLSSDTEAGNAAGAQVPRLRPLAKGLTDRLWYGGGSQNSARWAGKAGFNLLTGNIVSGENTDDFLTAQAALVARFRQEWAHERQPRVALGRVILPTDSASPATRRRYAEFAAERDKRTHAPHGARRTLFLPDIVGTTEEILEKLSRDPVLPHVSEFRLELPYEFQPEDYRQIVTDFASAVPQLSGGRPVLKMAAGQ, encoded by the coding sequence ATGCCTCTCTCCCGTATTTCCCATTTCGCTTTTCTGGTTCCCGGCAATTATCACGATGATGACCCCGCAAAGGGGCTGGAAGAAACCCTGCAGCTTTTCGAAGCCGGAGAGGCGCTGGGTTATCACAGCGCCTGGGTGCGTCAGCGCCATCTGGAACGGGGCGTTTCCTCGGCAGCCACCTTTCTCGCCGCTGCATCGCAGCGCACGAAGCGGATCGGGCTGGGCACAGCCGTCATTCAGCTGGGTTATGAAAATCCTTTCAGGCTGGCCGAAGATCTCGCCACGGTTGATGTCCTGTCACACGGGCGGTTGAATGTTGGCGTTTCGGTGGGCGCGCCGCCCTTCGCGCATCTTATTTCGGATTATGTCGATAACGCTGCCGATGCGGATTACAGTCACGCCCGGGCGGAAAAGCTGGCGAAGGCGTTGAGATCGGAACCTTTATCCAGTGACACGGAGGCTGGAAATGCGGCCGGCGCGCAGGTGCCGCGCCTTCGTCCGTTAGCAAAGGGTTTGACCGACCGGCTGTGGTACGGCGGCGGATCGCAGAATTCCGCCCGATGGGCCGGCAAAGCAGGGTTCAATCTTCTGACCGGCAATATCGTCAGTGGCGAAAATACCGATGATTTTTTGACCGCGCAGGCGGCTCTCGTTGCCCGCTTCCGGCAGGAATGGGCGCATGAGCGCCAGCCGCGTGTCGCGCTTGGGCGGGTGATCCTGCCGACCGATAGTGCAAGTCCCGCGACACGCCGCCGTTATGCGGAATTCGCCGCTGAGCGTGACAAGCGCACACATGCGCCGCATGGCGCGCGCCGCACGCTTTTCCTGCCCGACATCGTTGGCACGACTGAGGAGATTCTGGAGAAGCTGTCGCGTGATCCCGTGCTGCCGCATGTCTCTGAATTCCGCCTGGAGTTGCCCTATGAGTTTCAGCCGGAAGATTATCGCCAGATCGTCACGGATTTCGCGTCTGCCGTGCCGCAGCTTTCCGGCGGGCGGCCAGTTTTGAAAATGGCGGCTGGCCAATAA
- a CDS encoding LLM class flavin-dependent oxidoreductase, translated as MALSVPLPDGSELKGLELKSPADFDDSPLSRAVKQPLMLGLFLNLQDINFSSLPTSNSWTFDYNVELVKRAEELGFEIAFSRTQWLPKGGYDGESSLDSFIALGAMAAVTKNILLISTIHVLYGPLHPLHLAKYGATLDHIAKGRWGINIVTGHRAIEHEMFGWQRIDHDKRYDMAGELFDVLHRLWGETENFSYEGKLNPWAINNGWITPKPAFGRPPLVTATGSPAGIDFAARHSDLVFVTSPGGAHIDSALETLPDHVATIKNRAKAHGRRVKTLINPIIVSRDTEKEAIAYADAIAAGKPQAGTRAFATNNYDSDAHAWRGRGDARHKQGRNLGGNIEIIGSPEQVVEQLIGLKKAGIDGVQLNFYDFREDLDYFAERILPLMKEAGLRL; from the coding sequence ATGGCGCTGAGTGTTCCTTTGCCCGATGGTTCGGAGCTGAAAGGTCTTGAACTGAAAAGTCCTGCCGATTTTGACGACAGCCCGCTCAGCCGGGCGGTAAAACAGCCGCTGATGCTGGGCCTGTTCCTCAATCTGCAGGACATCAATTTCTCCAGCCTACCGACCAGCAATAGCTGGACTTTCGATTATAACGTCGAACTGGTGAAGCGCGCGGAAGAGCTTGGTTTCGAAATCGCCTTCAGCCGCACGCAATGGCTGCCCAAGGGCGGTTATGACGGCGAATCCTCGCTCGACAGTTTCATCGCGCTCGGCGCCATGGCGGCGGTGACGAAGAACATTCTGCTGATCTCCACCATCCATGTGCTTTACGGGCCTCTGCATCCGCTGCATCTCGCCAAATATGGCGCGACGCTGGATCATATCGCCAAGGGGCGCTGGGGCATCAATATCGTCACCGGCCACCGCGCCATCGAGCATGAAATGTTCGGCTGGCAGCGGATCGACCATGACAAGCGTTACGATATGGCGGGTGAGTTGTTCGATGTGCTTCACCGGCTATGGGGCGAAACCGAGAACTTCTCCTATGAAGGCAAGCTCAATCCCTGGGCCATCAACAATGGCTGGATCACGCCGAAACCCGCCTTTGGCCGCCCGCCACTGGTGACGGCGACTGGTTCGCCTGCCGGTATCGATTTCGCGGCGCGCCATTCCGATCTGGTTTTCGTCACTTCGCCCGGCGGCGCGCATATAGACAGCGCGCTGGAAACGCTTCCCGATCATGTCGCCACGATTAAGAACCGTGCCAAAGCCCATGGCCGGCGGGTGAAGACGCTCATCAATCCGATTATCGTCAGCCGCGATACGGAAAAGGAGGCGATCGCCTATGCCGATGCCATCGCGGCGGGAAAACCGCAGGCCGGCACCCGCGCCTTCGCCACCAATAATTACGACAGCGACGCCCATGCCTGGCGCGGCCGTGGCGATGCACGCCACAAGCAGGGGCGCAATCTCGGTGGCAATATTGAAATCATCGGTTCACCGGAACAGGTGGTCGAGCAGTTGATCGGCTTGAAAAAAGCCGGCATTGATGGTGTGCAGCTGAATTTCTATGATTTCCGCGAAGACCTAGATTACTTCGCCGAGCGCATTCTGCCCTTGATGAAGGAGGCTGGCCTGAGGCTCTGA